Proteins encoded together in one Ciona intestinalis chromosome 1, KH, whole genome shotgun sequence window:
- the LOC100183520 gene encoding transmembrane and coiled-coil domain-containing protein 3 isoform X1 — MRRWRKPLILFLILLNFFFCFGSNSKNPKILDTEVQSVIRRAAYDQPEKLSHEQKKARYISNINGMQSKGLSRIKLQLEHRVNQAQLKVNNTKGLSDKEKDFKLHVLEMFLEELRESERDMIDSEQALKKSLAMDFWNSSTLMVNSKRRLDALRIATLKEEKSYNRMVQFEKMMENYLLSSNSTSWVDEILKDVAHAADQLQDQVGDHVVPEHPMNVRGADIEAVMHMKSHLQYDDEQKPPDEDVDILIDSKNNKYILTRQEDAMSPYIDHLLVMNIIWIVMTCLPLGSLCQILGVPSLFGYILAGLALGPSGLNVIQEMVQMETIGELGVFMIMFCAGLEFSFVHIQKVWKVAVQTPLFTTVIMLVAGIIISSVFMKGIPLGESAFVSSCFSFSSTPLVSRFLQGAGKESITSDYSTILLGVLVMQDVQLSVLVAAIPNLALHKTGDSPAFLTTLHVFLWTLLSLSLVVAVCGLVYKFIMPYYTMWVMKQRRELQLLGVLCVMFVCQLLTRSLGTSMELGCFIAGVVVAHAFHEPAIKQKVQVIHDFFSIIFFATMGFHVFPSFVLVEFTLLISLTVIVVAGKFLISLLVLRFVLPPQSQNLKWLISSGLAQVSEFSFVIGSRACHLKIISREVFLLILSITTLSLVFAPVLWKLSLWRYRLSQSLGHLS, encoded by the exons ATGAGACGCTGGAGAAAACCGTTGATTTTATTTCTCattcttttaaatttcttcTTTTGTTTTGGGTCAAATTCAAAAAATCCAAAG ATTCTTGACACGGAAGTGCAATCAGTTATAAGAAGAGCTGCTTATGATCAACCTGAAAAACTAAGTCATGAACAAAAGAAAG CTCGTTACATATCAAATATTAACGGAATGCAATCAAAGGGTTTGTCGAGAATTAAACTTCAGTTGGAACATCGGGTCAACCAAGCCCAGTTAAAG GTTAACAACACAAAGGGATTGTCTGATAAAGAGAAGGATTTTAAACTTCATGTTTTGGAAATGTTTCTCGAGGAGTTAAGAGAAAGTGAGAGAGATATGATTGACTCTGAACAAG CTTTAAAGAAATCTTTGGCCATGGATTTTTGGAATTCGAGTACTCTAATGGTCAACAGCAAGCGTAGGCTCGATGCATTGAGGATCGCTACTTTGAAGgaagaaaaaagttataacag GATGGTTCAGTTTGAAAAGATGATGGAAAATTATCTTCTTTCTTCGAACTCCACATCCTGGGTGGATGAGATCTTAAAGGATGTTGCGCACGCTGCGGATCAACTTCAGGATCAAGTTGGCGATCACGTTGTTCCTGAACACCCAATGAAC GTAAGAGGAGCTGACATAGAAGCAGTGATGCATATGAAGAGTCATCTTCAATATGATGATGAACAAAAACCTCCTGATGAAGATGTTGATATCTTGATtgattcaaaaaataataaatatatcctTACAAG ACAAGAAGACGCGATGTCACCTTACATTGATCATCTGTTGGTTATGAACATTATATGGATTGTAATGACTTGTTTACCACTTGGCTCTCTATGTCAAATACTTGGGGTGCCATCATTGTTTGGATACATACTGGCTGGCTTAGCACTTGGTCCATCAGGCCTTAATGTTATACAAGAAATG GTGCAAATGGAAACTATAGGAGAGTTAGGTGTCTTCATGATCATGTTTTGTGCTGGGTTAGAATTTTCATTCGTTCATATACAGAAGGTTTGGAAAGTCGCAGTGCAAACACCCCTGTTCACCACTGTTATAATGCTAGTAGCTG GGATCATTATTAGCTCAGTATTTATGAAGGGGATTCCCCTGGGTGAAAGTGCTTTTGTCTCGTCATGCTTTTCATTCTCAAGCACACCATTAGTCAGCAGGTTTTTGCAAG GTGCCGGCAAGGAATCCATTACAAGTGATTATTCCACCATCTTACTTGGCGTGCTGGTAATGCAGGACGTACAACTCAGTGTATTAGTGGCTGCTATACCCAACCTTGCCCTGCATAAGACTGGTGACAG CCCGGCATTCCTCACAACCTTGCATGTCTTTCTATGGACTCTGCTCTCATTAAGCTTAGTAGTTGCTGTGTGTGGTCTCGTATATAAGTTCATTATGCCTTACTACACAATGTGGGTGATGAAACAGAGAAGGGAACTGCAACTGCTAGGAGTG CTGTGCGTGATGTTTGTATGCCAACTATTGACCCGATCACTTGGAACATCGATGGAACTCGGTTGTTTCATCGCTGGTGTTGTTGTCGCACATGCATTCCATGAACCT GCAATTAAGCAGAAGGTTCAAGTCATCCATGATTTCTTTAGCATCATTTTCTTTGCCACGATGGGTTTTCATGTTTTCCCATCGTTTGTGTTGGTGGAATTTACTTTGCTTATATCCTTGACTGTAATTGTAGTAGCAG GCAAATTCTTGATATCATTGTTGGTACTACGTTTCGTCCTACCCCCTCAGTCACAAAACTTGAAGTGGTTGATCTCCTCGGGTCTCGCTCAAGTTTCCGAGTTTTCGTTCGTTATTGGAAGCAGGGCTTGTCACCTTAAGATTATTTCTCGCGAG GTGTTTCTTTTGATCCTAAGCATTACAACTCTAAGTCTTGTATTTGCTCCTGTGTTGTGGAAGTTATCATTGTGGAGATACAGACTTAGCCAATCACTTGGACATTTAAGTTGA
- the LOC100175733 gene encoding metaxin-1-like, translating to MSSPKKSTDGKMEVKCWGEGWGLPSLDPDCLSVIAYANLAKAPIEVVPALPKDTITGSLPELQIDEFIYPRAFTIIGIFRREGYNADYSLSQSENADTLAFLSYIEQKLKPAILYSLWIDVRNFNKVTRPAYGKACGFPWSLWYPSRLVKSYTNQLWLSKGGESFTCIKEVEKVIYKDAHDCLNVLESRMSSTDYFFGDFPTTIDAVLYGHLAVLLHAPLVSTELQNHLNSCDKLRAFCARMSLFCPSSSSLPTQVKSNSEDQIINRDKIISIAVAVTAMLVYALTSGVLTARRSKLATKLKQLNEFDEFEQMD from the exons ATGTCTTCCCCAAAGAAAAGCACAGATGGTAAAATGGAAGTAAAATGTTGGGGTGAGGGTTGGGGTTTGCCTTCTTTAGACCCTGATTGCTTATCAGTGATAGCTTATGCCAATCTTGCAAAGGCACCAATTGAGGTTGTGCCAGCACTTCCAAAAGATACAATTACTGGGTCCCTTCCGGAGCTTCAGATTGATgagtttatttatcctcgagcGTTTACTATTATTGGAATTTTTAGGCGTGAAGGCTACAATGCTGATTACAGTTTATCACAAAGTGAAAATGCCGACACACTCGCGTTTCTTTCATACATTGAACAGAAACTGAAACCTGCTATTCTATATTCACTATGGATCGATGTGAGAAACTTTAACAAAGTAACACGACCTGCTTATGGAAAAGCTTGTGG TTTCCCGTGGAGTCTATGGTACCCTTCAAGGCTTGTGAAGTCATATACAAACCAGCTTTGGCTTTCAAAAGGTGGTGAGAGCTTCACATGTATTAAGGAAGTAGAAAAAGTGATTTACAAAGATGCTCATGACTGCTTGAATGTCTTGGAAAGCAGAATGAGTAGCacagattatttttttggtgatTTTCCAACCACAATTGATGCAGTACTATATGGACATCTAGCTGTGTTATTGCATGCCCCTCTGGTATCTACTGAACTGCAG AATCACTTGAATTCCTGTGACAAACTTCGTGCTTTTTGCGCACGAATGTCGCTATTTTGTCCGTCATCGTCCAGCCTACCTACACAGGTCAAATCAAACAGTGAAGATCAAATAATTAACAGAGATAAG ATAATATCGATTGCTGTAGCGGTTACAGCTATGCTTGTTTATGCTCTTACCAGCGGTGTGCTTACAGCTCGGAGAAGTAAACTCGCtacaaaacttaaacaacTGAATGAGTTTGATGAATTCGAACAAATGGATTGA
- the LOC100183520 gene encoding transmembrane and coiled-coil domain-containing protein 3 isoform X2 — protein MRRWRKPLILFLILLNFFFCFGSNSKNPKILDTEVQSVIRRAAYDQPEKLSHEQKKARYISNINGMQSKGLSRIKLQLEHRVNQAQLKVNNTKGLSDKEKDFKLHVLEMFLEELRESERDMIDSEQALKKSLAMDFWNSSTLMVNSKRRLDALRIATLKEEKSYNRMVQFEKMMENYLLSSNSTSWVDEILKDVAHAADQLQDQVGDHVVPEHPMNVRGADIEAVMHMKSHLQYDDEQKPPDEDVDILIDSKNNKYILTRQEDAMSPYIDHLLVMNIIWIVMTCLPLGSLCQILGVPSLFGYILAGLALGPSGLNVIQEMVQMETIGELGVFMIMFCAGLEFSFVHIQKVWKVAVQTPLFTTVIMLVAGIIISSVFMKGIPLGESAFVSSCFSFSSTPLVSRFLQGAGKESITSDYSTILLGVLVMQDVQLSVLVAAIPNLALHKTGDSPAFLTTLHVFLWTLLSLSLVVAVCGLVYKFIMPYYTMWVMKQRRELQLLGVLCVMFVCQLLTRSLGTSMELGCFIAGVVVAHAFHEPAIKQKVQVIHDFFSIIFFATMGFHVFPSFVLVEFTLLISLTVIVVADAKHSRS, from the exons ATGAGACGCTGGAGAAAACCGTTGATTTTATTTCTCattcttttaaatttcttcTTTTGTTTTGGGTCAAATTCAAAAAATCCAAAG ATTCTTGACACGGAAGTGCAATCAGTTATAAGAAGAGCTGCTTATGATCAACCTGAAAAACTAAGTCATGAACAAAAGAAAG CTCGTTACATATCAAATATTAACGGAATGCAATCAAAGGGTTTGTCGAGAATTAAACTTCAGTTGGAACATCGGGTCAACCAAGCCCAGTTAAAG GTTAACAACACAAAGGGATTGTCTGATAAAGAGAAGGATTTTAAACTTCATGTTTTGGAAATGTTTCTCGAGGAGTTAAGAGAAAGTGAGAGAGATATGATTGACTCTGAACAAG CTTTAAAGAAATCTTTGGCCATGGATTTTTGGAATTCGAGTACTCTAATGGTCAACAGCAAGCGTAGGCTCGATGCATTGAGGATCGCTACTTTGAAGgaagaaaaaagttataacag GATGGTTCAGTTTGAAAAGATGATGGAAAATTATCTTCTTTCTTCGAACTCCACATCCTGGGTGGATGAGATCTTAAAGGATGTTGCGCACGCTGCGGATCAACTTCAGGATCAAGTTGGCGATCACGTTGTTCCTGAACACCCAATGAAC GTAAGAGGAGCTGACATAGAAGCAGTGATGCATATGAAGAGTCATCTTCAATATGATGATGAACAAAAACCTCCTGATGAAGATGTTGATATCTTGATtgattcaaaaaataataaatatatcctTACAAG ACAAGAAGACGCGATGTCACCTTACATTGATCATCTGTTGGTTATGAACATTATATGGATTGTAATGACTTGTTTACCACTTGGCTCTCTATGTCAAATACTTGGGGTGCCATCATTGTTTGGATACATACTGGCTGGCTTAGCACTTGGTCCATCAGGCCTTAATGTTATACAAGAAATG GTGCAAATGGAAACTATAGGAGAGTTAGGTGTCTTCATGATCATGTTTTGTGCTGGGTTAGAATTTTCATTCGTTCATATACAGAAGGTTTGGAAAGTCGCAGTGCAAACACCCCTGTTCACCACTGTTATAATGCTAGTAGCTG GGATCATTATTAGCTCAGTATTTATGAAGGGGATTCCCCTGGGTGAAAGTGCTTTTGTCTCGTCATGCTTTTCATTCTCAAGCACACCATTAGTCAGCAGGTTTTTGCAAG GTGCCGGCAAGGAATCCATTACAAGTGATTATTCCACCATCTTACTTGGCGTGCTGGTAATGCAGGACGTACAACTCAGTGTATTAGTGGCTGCTATACCCAACCTTGCCCTGCATAAGACTGGTGACAG CCCGGCATTCCTCACAACCTTGCATGTCTTTCTATGGACTCTGCTCTCATTAAGCTTAGTAGTTGCTGTGTGTGGTCTCGTATATAAGTTCATTATGCCTTACTACACAATGTGGGTGATGAAACAGAGAAGGGAACTGCAACTGCTAGGAGTG CTGTGCGTGATGTTTGTATGCCAACTATTGACCCGATCACTTGGAACATCGATGGAACTCGGTTGTTTCATCGCTGGTGTTGTTGTCGCACATGCATTCCATGAACCT GCAATTAAGCAGAAGGTTCAAGTCATCCATGATTTCTTTAGCATCATTTTCTTTGCCACGATGGGTTTTCATGTTTTCCCATCGTTTGTGTTGGTGGAATTTACTTTGCTTATATCCTTGACTGTAATTGTAGTAGCAG atgCTAAACATTCGAGAAGCTGA
- the LOC100178052 gene encoding transforming acidic coiled-coil-containing protein 3, which translates to MDNLIKDMNLLTFSPKPDHHSILKPTAGVENLMVMQTPVHKHLKVSFQTPARSPLANITQVNEQSTSHAQNTSWKEVRNLDEDLKWRERIEVVTKYDHEDYMKYSQEILNEIVNKVVQDGTDMVTVDSSVQDAGDGCMDSKTAEVLNTPVVCSLDFNENSSKIDESGESAMKETIETDLYVDKDVNVDVMEEKQTLKPENGSDIGSTKMKKGNLVSRFGFGRPKPREISKSDSSILDAKQDSSQTTEEAAPVKGSYNFDNLDLIDPLKSSKSLELSPPLPRKTGCYNLDNLDSIDPFASSKSLASSPPPGGAKKKQFSPQCKKEENKNKIVESCANKQTTPQCEQPVNPFTNDPIQNVSFDNTDQDLDSTLVEPSQDKISEDEFYDATSLMKQGFDFNLDYLESKGDDNVVYDLRKQSLFLKFDPLVTAEAPAPRKLVGRKSDIIDFDGHIALARFPTPIVEEDKPQPDYLCDSPSKFNAAKHIQPSSSTSSCIPDPPASPTLPPSRTSTDSGSEIIDVLKYTEAEMQKLLTDTNTPLQNQIDQLKATVSKQKEENEQLKVLLQDFEETTSHLETNLAQEKKEHQEINKVLVNENEQLKSDLESVEKAYFELLQRSKNMKQALSNWKANEATYKNVVEEYKTCIETEQQRYKALKATMEENIKRSTEQHRQKEEESQSQLSAVKAKWKFLENQIKSLQSQLDQKVKDNEELTKICDELIEQQAGSKS; encoded by the exons ATGGATAACCTGATCAAGGATATGAATTTGTTGACGTTTTCACCGAAACCTGACCATCATTCGATTTTGAAACCTACAGCGGGTGTAGAGAACTTAATGGTTATGCAAACACCAGTACACAAGcacttaaaa GTAAGTTTCCAAACACCTGCGCGATCCCCACTTGCAAACATCACTCAAGTTAACGAACAAAGTACAAGCCATGCACAAAACACATCTTGGAAAGAAGTTCGGAATTTAGACGAAGATTTAAAATGGAGAGAAAGAAttgaa GTAGTGACAAAGTATGACCATGAGGATTACATGAAATATTCACAAGAAATTCTGAATGAAATTGTCAATAAAGTTGTTCA AGATGGAACAGATATGGTTACTGTGGATTCATCAGTACAAGATGCCGGGGATGGGTGTATGGATTCTAAAACAGCagaagttttaaatacacCAGTTGTATGTTCGTTAGACTTTAATGAAAATTCTTCCAAAATTGACGAAAGTGGGGAGTCTGCCATGAAAGAAACAATTGAAACAGACTTATATGTGGACAAGGATGTAAATGTAGATGTAATGGaggaaaaacaaactttaaaacctGAAAACG GTAGTGATATAGGatcaacaaaaatgaaaaaaggcAATCTTGTCTCTCGCTTTGGGTTCGGTCGACCAAAACCAAGAGAAATAAGCAAGTCAGATTCATCAATATTGGATGCAAAGCAAGACAG TTCACAAACTACAGAAGAAGCAGCCCCTGTTAAAGGATCGTATAACTTTGATAATCTTGACTTGATTGATCCGTTAAAATCTTCCAAATCACTGGAGTTGTCTCCTCCCCTGCCAAGGAAGACTGGATGTTACAACTTGGATAACTTGGACTCCATTGATCCGTTTGCTTCCTCTAAATCCCTCGCAAGTTCCCCTCCTCCTGGAGGGGCGAAAAAGAAGCAATTCTCTCCTCAATGCAAGAAAGAA gaaaacaaaaacaagattGTTGAATCTTGTGCGAATAAACAAACCACTCCACAATGTGAGCAACCCGTCAACCCATTCACTAACGATCCTATACAGAATGTTAGTTTTGACAACACAGATCAG GATTTAGACAGCACACTGGTTGAACCATCCCAGGATAAAATATCAGAAGATGAATTTTACGACGCAACGAGTT tAATGAAGCAAGGATTCGACTTCAATCTTGATTATTTAGAATCTAAAGGAGATGACAATGTG GTATATGATCTTCGCAAGCAATCTCTTTTCCTCAAGTTTGACCCACTGGTAACGGCAGAAGCCCCAGCTCCCAGGAAACTTGTGGGGCGCAAATCTGATATCATTGACTTTGATGGTCATATTGCTTTGGCGAGGTTCCCCACCCCAATTGTTGAAGAAGATAAACCACAACCAGACTATTTATGTGACAGCCCATCCAAGTTTAATGCAG CCAAACATATTCAACCATCTTCATCAACATCTTCTTGCATCCCTGATCCTCCTGCATCACCAACTCTTCCTCCATCAAGAACAAGTACCGACTCCGGATCCGAGATCATAGATGTGTTAAAATACACGGAAGCAGAAATGCAAAAACTTCTCACAGACACGAACACTCCCCTACAAAACCAA ATTGACCAGTTAAAAGCCACAGTATCGAAACAAAAAGAAGAGAATGAACAACTAAAGGTTTTGCTTCAGGATTTTGAAGAAACGACGTCTCATTTGGAAACTAACCTCGCACAAGAGAAGAAAGAACATcaagaaataaacaaagtg CTGGTTAATGAGAATGAACAACTGAAATCGGATTTGGAAAGTGTAGAGAAAGCTTACTTTGAGCTGTTGCAACGATCCAAAAACATGAAACAAGCTTTATCAAACTGGAAG GCAAATGAAGCAACATATAAGAATGTAGTTGAAGAATACAAAACCTGCATTGAAACTGAACAACAACGATATAAAGCTCTTAAAGCAACTATGGAGGAAAATATTAAGAG ATCCACTGAACAACATAGACAAAAAGAGGAAGAATCTCAATCCCAACTGAGCGCAGTGAAg GCTAAATGGAAGTTTCTTGAAAACCAAATCAAATCGTTGCAGTCTCAGTTGGATCAGAAAGTTAAAGACAACGAAGAGCTTACTAAAATATGTGATGAACTAATAGAACAGCAAGCTGGCTCCAAGTCATAA
- the LOC100175687 gene encoding ribonuclease H1-like, whose protein sequence is MLLPRHVISATTAVTLKRHIRDHIKASDLKQLNFTKDSENRTVVYTDGCCLFNNSTVEQRQSGLGVFWGVDHVLNLSLPIFGKVLTSNRSEILAVHAAILTAMQLGWKDLSICSDSMHVINSCQTWLKWWAVNNWNTSTGAKVKNLDLWKPLQRDLKRLNVSFTKQGEDSNGIQMAHNLANAGAKISRAT, encoded by the coding sequence atgcTTTTACCACGCCACGTTATATCTGCAACAACTGCAGTCACTTTAAAACGCCACATAAGAGACCATATCAAAGCTAGTGATTTAAAGCAACTTAATTTTACTAAAGACTCTGAAAATAGAACAGTTGTTTACACTGACGGCTGCTGTCTGTTCAATAACTCAACTGTTGAACAGAGACAGTCAGGGTTAGGAGTCTTTTGGGGCGTagaccatgttttaaacttatctTTGCCGATTTTTGGTAAAGTACTGACTTCAAACCGTTCTGAAATATTAGCCGTCCATGCCGCGATTTTAACTGCAATGCAACTTGGTTGGAAAGATTTAAGCATTTGTTCCGACTCCATGCATGTGATAAATAGTTGCCAAACTTGGCTTAAGTGGTGGGCTGTAAATAACTGGAATACTTCTACTGGAGCAAAAGTAAAGAACCTTGATCTGTGGAAACCTTTACAGAGAGATTTAAAGCGATTAAATGTCAGCTTTACAAAGCAAGGGGAAGACAGCAATGGAATACAAATGGCTCACAATCTTGCTAATGCTGGTGCAAAAATATCAAGAGCAACTTAA
- the LOC100180421 gene encoding methylosome subunit pICln-like, translated as MYAVQPPNTGIQHRENTCKANVNNTDFGQGTLFIAESELIWIGSSNQGFRLQYTDIAIHAISTDVQSFPEECLYVMYNKGLFTSSQSENESDSDGEKDTTVSEIRFIPTDKNNLKRMFDALSDCQCLHPDEEDSDFFHEGEVNESPVQTFDGGAAGEGFFTGDAAIDHMTPQGLATMQRLEAMLAQQGSPSTDTGIETDMNGVHITEQQNGTTEDGQFDDA; from the exons ATGTACGCAGTTCAGCCACCGAATACTGGAATACAACATCGGGAAAACACTTGTAAAGCAAATGTAAACAACACCGATTTCGGCCAAGGGACGCTATTTATTGCAGAAAG TGAGCTGATATGGATTGGGTCAAGCAACCAAGGTTTTAGACTTCAATACACTGACATAGCGATACATGCAATATCAACTGATGTACAA TCCTTTCCTGAAGAATGTTTGTATGTAATGTACAACAAAGGTCTGTTCACTTCCTCTCAAAGTGAGAATGAAAGCGACAGCGATGGTGAAAAAGATACAACTGTGTCAGAGATACGTTTCATCCCAACAGATAAAAATAACT TGAAACGAATGTTTGATGCATTGAGCGATTGTCAATGTTTACATCCTGATGAAGAAGACAGCGATTTCTTTCATGAAGGAGAAGTAAATGAAAGTCCAGTTCAAACGTTTGATGGTGGGGCAGCAGGGGAAGGATTCTTTACGGGTGATGCAGCAATAGATCACATGACACCTCAAG gttTGGCCACCATGCAAAGGTTAGAAGCCATGCTGGCACAACAAGGCAGTCCAAGCACAGATACAG GTATTGAAACTGATATGAATGGAGTTCATATTACTGAGCAACAAAATGGAACGACTGAAGATGGCCAATTTGATGATGCGTGA